The following proteins come from a genomic window of Candidatus Saccharibacteria bacterium oral taxon 488:
- a CDS encoding DNA polymerase III subunit alpha, with translation MATKHTTASAQAAAALQPSDYVHLHNHTHHSLLDGLTKIPDMVARVKELGMEACAITDHGTMSGAIEFYKAAKNVGIKPIIGIETYVAARTRHDRDPAKDKARYHLTLLAMNHKGYQNLMQLSTIANLEGVYYKPRIDHELLEQYNEGIICMSGCIGGELGENLRNDDYEKAKEIAGWYKSVFGDRYYMELQDHGHPEARSHWPEQKKVNDYIERISEELDIPCVVTSDGHYLNHEDQEAHEILLCVGTGAYLSDEKRMSLKDFELHLTTPEDIISRWQTTNPQAIANTKAIADRCDVEIKLGDILIPKFPTPNGESEKEYLDHLVYSGMAARYAGMKLEDAKKLPNDELRAMLSDDQIERLDMEFGVLDNMGYNGYFLIVQDFINWGKSQGIIFGPGRGSAAGSIIAYALNITDLDPLHYDLLFERFLNPDRISMPDIDIDIQDTRRGEVIEYCARKYGSERVANICTFGTMAARASVRDVARVLQVPYGESDRLAKLIPPPVQGRHVPIKKSLEEDPDLKKEYESNPTAKTVYDFASRLEGTIRSHGVHAAGVVIAPDDLVKYVPLEMAQKGVVATQYPMGPVEELGLLKMDFLGLSNLSIINNALRIIRKVYKTDIDLSTLPLDDEETYKLFQRGDTTGVFQLESAGMKRYLRELKPSVFEDIIAMVALYRPGPMQFIDSFIKRKHGEEEITYLHPGMENSLKNTYGILVYQEQFMQISKEWCGFTGGQADTLRKAVGKKKIDLMKKVKPEFVEGAVKVGGATKEIAEQFWDALEEFANYCFNKSHAACYGLIAYWTAYLKAHYPDAFMAALMTSDQDDTERLAIEMTECKHMGIEVLNPDVNESFVEFAVVPGEKKIRFGMAAVKGVGVGAVEEIIRAREADGPFKSVEDFAKRVSTSKFNRKAWESLIKTGAFDSFGDRSDLLFNLDTIVAFAQKTQKEAASGQTDLFGMLGDESADVQPTMQLQPAPAKHTNKERLMWERELMGLYISAHPLDAYETYLSEQAQPLTQLVPEYDGRLMTIGGIITTVRTIVTKSGSKMAFAGIEDKFGEGEVIVFPNLYEQVGAKLVQDAVIRVTGKNSARDRDGNLGSESKMIADEIELISDDDLRQYQSTGRKMEAPKMSSKVKQERRTAFRAQMTQRAGAARVSTAKGTNMKSTPADATNTPPHPVATHAVPETEKLFLHIKNPSDHDKLVALKSLCSEYAGVTDVVLVLGEANKSAMRMPFRVEAGDQLMSQLRQTLGDECVVLK, from the coding sequence ATGGCTACCAAACATACGACAGCTTCAGCTCAAGCCGCGGCCGCGTTGCAGCCGTCTGATTACGTACACCTACACAATCACACCCACCATTCGCTTCTGGATGGGCTGACTAAAATTCCTGACATGGTGGCGCGGGTGAAGGAGCTGGGTATGGAGGCCTGTGCCATTACTGACCACGGCACGATGTCGGGCGCAATTGAGTTTTATAAGGCAGCCAAGAATGTTGGTATCAAGCCAATCATCGGCATCGAAACCTACGTAGCAGCCCGCACTCGTCACGACCGCGACCCAGCTAAGGACAAGGCACGCTATCACCTGACGCTGCTGGCGATGAACCACAAGGGCTATCAAAACCTGATGCAGCTCAGCACCATCGCTAACCTCGAAGGCGTCTATTACAAGCCGCGTATTGACCACGAGCTACTCGAACAATACAACGAAGGCATCATCTGTATGTCTGGCTGTATTGGTGGTGAGTTGGGCGAGAATTTGCGCAATGATGATTATGAAAAGGCCAAGGAAATTGCTGGCTGGTACAAGTCAGTGTTTGGCGACCGATACTACATGGAACTTCAAGACCATGGCCACCCCGAAGCGCGCAGCCACTGGCCGGAGCAGAAAAAGGTCAATGATTACATTGAGCGCATCAGCGAGGAACTGGATATTCCGTGTGTGGTGACCAGCGACGGTCATTACCTCAATCACGAAGACCAGGAGGCGCATGAGATTCTGCTATGCGTTGGTACCGGTGCGTATTTGAGTGATGAAAAGCGGATGAGCTTGAAGGATTTTGAGCTGCATTTGACCACACCAGAAGACATCATTTCGCGGTGGCAAACAACCAATCCTCAGGCAATCGCCAACACCAAGGCCATCGCCGATCGGTGTGACGTGGAAATTAAGCTGGGTGATATTCTCATCCCGAAATTCCCAACGCCAAACGGTGAGTCCGAAAAAGAATATCTGGATCATCTGGTGTATAGCGGTATGGCGGCGCGCTACGCTGGCATGAAGCTGGAGGACGCCAAGAAATTGCCAAACGACGAGCTGCGTGCGATGTTGTCTGACGATCAAATCGAGCGGCTAGACATGGAGTTTGGCGTGCTCGACAACATGGGCTATAACGGCTACTTTTTGATCGTTCAGGACTTTATCAACTGGGGCAAATCTCAGGGGATTATCTTTGGGCCAGGGCGTGGTTCGGCGGCCGGTTCAATCATCGCCTATGCCCTAAACATCACCGATCTTGACCCGCTGCATTACGACCTGCTGTTTGAGCGATTTCTCAACCCCGACCGTATTTCCATGCCCGACATCGATATCGACATTCAAGATACCCGCCGCGGTGAAGTGATTGAATATTGTGCCAGGAAATATGGTTCAGAGCGAGTGGCTAACATTTGTACCTTTGGCACCATGGCGGCGCGCGCTTCGGTGCGTGACGTGGCTCGGGTGCTGCAGGTGCCATATGGCGAGTCCGACCGGCTGGCCAAGCTCATTCCGCCACCTGTGCAGGGTCGTCATGTACCGATTAAAAAGTCGCTCGAGGAAGACCCTGATCTCAAGAAAGAATACGAAAGTAATCCAACTGCCAAAACCGTCTATGACTTTGCCTCGCGGCTGGAGGGAACGATTCGCTCACACGGTGTGCACGCTGCTGGCGTGGTGATTGCGCCGGATGATTTGGTGAAATACGTGCCGCTCGAGATGGCGCAAAAGGGCGTGGTGGCAACGCAGTATCCCATGGGCCCGGTGGAAGAGCTCGGGCTGCTGAAGATGGACTTTTTGGGCTTGTCTAACCTGTCCATCATTAACAATGCCCTGCGTATTATTCGCAAAGTCTACAAAACGGATATTGATTTATCAACGCTGCCGCTGGATGATGAAGAAACCTACAAATTATTCCAGCGCGGTGATACCACCGGCGTGTTCCAGTTGGAGTCGGCTGGCATGAAGCGGTACTTGCGCGAGCTCAAACCAAGTGTCTTTGAAGACATCATCGCCATGGTGGCCCTGTACCGCCCGGGGCCAATGCAGTTTATCGACTCGTTCATCAAGCGTAAACATGGCGAGGAAGAGATTACCTATCTGCACCCCGGCATGGAAAACTCGCTGAAGAATACGTACGGCATCTTGGTCTATCAGGAGCAGTTTATGCAGATTTCCAAAGAGTGGTGTGGTTTTACCGGTGGTCAAGCCGACACCCTACGTAAAGCGGTGGGTAAAAAGAAAATCGACCTGATGAAAAAGGTCAAGCCGGAGTTCGTTGAGGGTGCGGTTAAGGTCGGTGGCGCGACCAAGGAAATTGCCGAGCAATTCTGGGACGCGCTGGAGGAATTTGCTAACTACTGTTTCAATAAGTCGCACGCGGCGTGTTATGGCTTGATTGCCTACTGGACGGCGTATCTTAAGGCGCATTATCCTGACGCGTTCATGGCGGCGCTGATGACTAGTGATCAGGACGACACCGAGCGCCTGGCCATCGAGATGACTGAGTGTAAGCACATGGGTATTGAAGTGCTCAACCCGGACGTCAATGAGTCATTCGTCGAGTTCGCGGTGGTGCCTGGTGAAAAGAAGATTCGTTTCGGCATGGCGGCGGTCAAGGGCGTCGGTGTCGGCGCGGTGGAAGAAATTATCCGTGCCCGCGAGGCTGATGGCCCGTTCAAGTCGGTCGAGGATTTTGCCAAGCGAGTGTCGACCAGCAAGTTTAACCGCAAGGCCTGGGAGTCGCTGATCAAAACTGGTGCCTTTGATAGTTTTGGTGATCGGTCTGATTTATTATTTAATCTTGATACCATTGTCGCCTTTGCTCAAAAAACTCAGAAAGAGGCTGCGTCGGGGCAGACTGACCTGTTTGGTATGCTTGGTGATGAGTCGGCTGATGTTCAGCCAACGATGCAGCTACAGCCGGCGCCGGCCAAACACACCAACAAAGAGCGGCTGATGTGGGAGCGCGAGCTGATGGGGCTGTATATTTCGGCGCACCCGCTCGATGCGTATGAAACATATCTGAGCGAGCAGGCGCAGCCATTAACGCAGCTGGTGCCAGAATACGACGGTCGCCTGATGACGATCGGCGGTATTATCACGACGGTGCGCACCATCGTTACCAAGTCAGGCAGCAAGATGGCATTCGCTGGGATCGAAGATAAGTTTGGCGAGGGCGAAGTTATCGTCTTTCCGAATTTGTATGAGCAAGTCGGCGCCAAGCTCGTCCAGGACGCTGTCATTCGGGTGACCGGCAAAAACTCGGCCCGTGATCGGGATGGTAATTTGGGCTCAGAGAGCAAGATGATTGCTGATGAAATTGAACTGATTTCTGACGATGACCTCCGGCAGTATCAATCGACTGGCCGTAAAATGGAAGCGCCAAAGATGAGTAGTAAGGTCAAGCAAGAGCGGCGTACGGCATTTCGAGCTCAAATGACTCAGCGAGCAGGCGCGGCCCGAGTATCGACAGCGAAAGGGACGAACATGAAGTCAACACCGGCCGACGCGACAAACACGCCACCGCATCCAGTAGCCACGCACGCCGTGCCCGAGACGGAAAAGCTATTTCTTCATATCAAAAACCCGAGCGACCATGATAAACTAGTGGCACTCAAGTCACTCTGCTCCGAATACGCCGGTGTGACCGATGTGGTGTTAGTGCTGGGTGAGGCAAATAAGTCTGCCATGCGCATGCCGTTTCGTGTTGAGGCTGGCGATCAGCTCATGAGTCAGCTGCGTCAGACACTGGGCGACGAGTGTGTAGTCTTGAAATAA
- a CDS encoding UTP--glucose-1-phosphate uridylyltransferase, producing the protein MKKPTKAIIAAAGFGTRFLPQTKAMPKEMMPLIDKPIIQYVVEELVEAGIKDIIIIGSANKRAIEDHFDRPNEELLVNLRAGGAKKQPLIDIVNNLSEMANFVYIRQKGPYGNATPLTCAAHLINGDEPVIYTFADDFIAASPSRFRQMIAAAQKLDGAVLSCKKIIDDAEFDRYGVVNGEQVADGVIKMTNIVEKPGKANAPSDLASVSSYLLPGEFFSYLEKAKHAFDGHGEFTVQPIMQSMIDDGHSFYGVEITNGTYYDTGDKLEYLKTVIDFGMRDPKLGASLREYLVKRLEENGAN; encoded by the coding sequence ATGAAAAAACCAACCAAAGCTATCATCGCCGCCGCTGGCTTCGGTACGCGGTTCTTGCCGCAGACCAAGGCCATGCCAAAAGAAATGATGCCGCTGATCGACAAGCCGATTATCCAATACGTTGTCGAGGAATTAGTCGAGGCCGGCATCAAAGATATCATTATCATCGGTAGCGCCAACAAACGAGCAATTGAGGATCATTTTGACAGGCCGAACGAGGAGCTGCTAGTCAATCTGCGGGCGGGCGGCGCCAAGAAGCAGCCACTGATTGACATCGTGAATAATTTGTCAGAAATGGCTAACTTTGTCTATATCCGCCAGAAAGGCCCGTACGGCAATGCCACACCGTTGACCTGCGCCGCACATTTGATCAATGGTGATGAGCCGGTTATTTATACGTTTGCTGATGACTTTATCGCTGCTAGTCCCAGCCGGTTCCGCCAAATGATCGCTGCGGCGCAAAAATTAGACGGCGCGGTGCTATCGTGCAAGAAGATTATTGATGATGCTGAATTTGATCGCTACGGCGTGGTTAACGGTGAGCAGGTTGCTGACGGTGTGATCAAGATGACGAACATTGTTGAAAAACCAGGCAAAGCTAATGCCCCGTCCGATCTTGCAAGCGTCAGTAGCTATTTGCTGCCGGGCGAGTTCTTTAGCTATCTCGAGAAAGCCAAGCATGCGTTTGATGGTCACGGTGAATTTACGGTGCAGCCGATTATGCAGAGCATGATTGATGACGGCCATAGTTTTTATGGCGTAGAAATCACCAACGGCACGTACTATGACACTGGTGATAAGCTGGAGTATCTCAAGACAGTGATCGATTTTGGCATGCGTGATCCGAAGCTTGGTGCGAGCCTCCGCGAATATCTAGTCAAGCGGCTTGAGGAAAATGGCGCCAACTAA
- a CDS encoding NUDIX hydrolase, which translates to MKTFTRIQPTTTQTVGDAYKRSAVIKRYQTKDGEQYEFTTFFSEELVSVLVVAVTTDNKIAMTYQFRAGPEKWLYDFPGGDGEPGEAVEMVARRELVEETSCTPGRFEYIGECYEGPYINIKIAVYLATDCVYNEDAIHLDEAESSQGAELRFVSAAELFAIARAGDLCVTGPFALLFDYLDNLRQEELS; encoded by the coding sequence ATGAAAACATTCACGCGTATTCAGCCAACCACCACGCAGACTGTCGGCGATGCGTACAAGCGCTCGGCTGTCATCAAGCGGTATCAAACAAAGGATGGCGAACAGTATGAGTTTACAACCTTCTTTTCTGAGGAGTTAGTGTCAGTGTTGGTGGTGGCAGTGACGACGGATAACAAGATCGCTATGACCTATCAGTTTCGAGCTGGCCCGGAAAAGTGGCTCTATGATTTTCCCGGCGGTGACGGGGAGCCGGGTGAAGCAGTAGAGATGGTAGCGCGGCGTGAACTAGTGGAAGAGACCAGCTGCACGCCAGGGCGCTTTGAATATATTGGTGAATGCTATGAGGGCCCGTACATTAACATCAAGATTGCAGTGTACTTGGCGACTGATTGCGTGTACAATGAGGATGCAATCCACCTTGATGAAGCTGAAAGCAGCCAAGGCGCTGAATTACGGTTTGTTTCAGCGGCAGAGTTGTTTGCCATTGCTCGGGCGGGTGATTTATGTGTGACAGGGCCATTCGCACTTTTGTTTGATTATTTAGATAACCTACGACAGGAGGAACTATCATGA
- the gatB gene encoding Asp-tRNA(Asn)/Glu-tRNA(Gln) amidotransferase subunit GatB yields MMSVYDEYEMTIGIECHVQLATKTKLFSPADNDARDAEPNSKTHEIDFGLPGMLPVLNKHAVELAVRAGKALNAPIARVSRFDRKHYFYPDLPKGYQTSQMYQPIILAGYVDAPLEDGSLKRVRIHHAHMEEDAGKLTHHDGYSLVDLNRAGTPLIEIVSEPDMHSAEEAKAYASELHKLMVYAGVTHGDLYHGNMRFDVNISVAKKGATELGKRAEVKNLNSFRSVERAAEYEFKRQVDLLESGESVVQETRGWNDDKQVTTSQRSKEDAQDYRYMPDPDIPPIVLTDEEIAHMQHYMPLMPSQCRERWADLGLDHSVITTILGHQPLAILLDAIKTLTVHNEQAVLDELGVDKIKYQRLVKRIFNWFASTPEELIDMDLIGEGYVGPRRLTELSLLVENNEVSSTGGKEIFLSLFDRQYLEQGPREIAESKNLLQVSDEGVIAAIVDEVLNDPASAASIADIRSGKDKAIGYLVGQVMKRSKGQANPSLAQKLIRERL; encoded by the coding sequence ATGATGAGTGTATATGATGAATATGAAATGACCATTGGTATCGAATGCCACGTCCAGCTGGCGACCAAAACCAAGCTGTTTAGCCCAGCTGATAACGACGCTCGCGACGCCGAGCCAAATAGTAAAACACATGAAATTGATTTTGGATTACCAGGCATGCTGCCGGTGCTGAATAAGCACGCCGTCGAGCTGGCGGTGCGTGCCGGCAAGGCGTTGAACGCGCCGATTGCTCGTGTTAGCCGATTTGATCGCAAGCATTATTTTTATCCTGACCTACCAAAGGGTTATCAGACCTCGCAGATGTATCAGCCGATCATTTTGGCTGGCTATGTTGATGCGCCGCTAGAGGATGGCTCGCTCAAGCGGGTGCGGATTCATCATGCGCACATGGAAGAGGATGCCGGTAAGCTGACGCACCACGACGGCTATTCGCTGGTTGACCTCAACCGCGCTGGTACGCCGTTGATTGAAATCGTCTCTGAGCCAGACATGCATTCTGCCGAGGAAGCCAAGGCATACGCTTCGGAGCTGCATAAATTGATGGTCTATGCTGGCGTGACGCACGGTGATTTGTATCATGGCAACATGCGCTTTGATGTCAACATCTCGGTGGCCAAGAAAGGCGCGACCGAGCTCGGCAAACGCGCGGAAGTGAAGAATCTCAATTCATTCCGCAGCGTCGAGCGTGCCGCTGAATACGAGTTTAAGCGTCAAGTTGACCTGCTGGAAAGTGGTGAGTCGGTGGTGCAGGAAACCCGCGGCTGGAATGATGACAAGCAAGTCACCACTTCGCAGCGCTCGAAAGAGGACGCTCAGGATTACCGCTACATGCCTGATCCGGACATTCCGCCGATTGTATTGACTGACGAGGAGATTGCTCACATGCAGCATTATATGCCGTTGATGCCAAGCCAGTGCCGAGAGCGGTGGGCCGATCTGGGGTTGGATCATTCGGTGATTACGACGATCCTCGGTCATCAGCCGCTCGCGATATTGCTTGACGCTATCAAGACGCTGACGGTACATAACGAGCAAGCCGTCCTTGATGAACTGGGGGTTGACAAGATAAAATATCAGCGGCTGGTCAAGCGGATCTTTAACTGGTTTGCTTCGACGCCGGAGGAGCTGATTGATATGGATCTCATCGGGGAGGGCTATGTCGGGCCGCGTCGGTTGACAGAGTTGTCACTGCTCGTTGAGAATAACGAGGTGAGTTCGACGGGCGGTAAGGAGATTTTCCTCAGTCTATTTGATCGACAATATCTCGAGCAGGGGCCGCGCGAGATTGCCGAGAGTAAGAATTTGTTGCAGGTGTCTGACGAGGGGGTTATTGCTGCCATTGTTGACGAAGTATTGAACGACCCAGCCTCGGCGGCATCCATCGCTGATATTCGCTCGGGCAAAGACAAAGCCATCGGCTACCTCGTCGGCCAAGTCATGAAGCGCTCTAAGGGCCAGGCCAACCCGAGCCTCGCCCAGAAACTAATCCGAGAGCGACTGTAA
- the gatA gene encoding Asp-tRNA(Asn)/Glu-tRNA(Gln) amidotransferase subunit GatA, producing the protein MSRISDFTGKGAVENVKEALRRAREVEDYHALLSLTEERALKRAELVDKGEVSGRLAGVPFVVKDNFLAFGAPTTAAAKMLENFEAPLQATAVEKLEAEGAICIGKANLDAFAHGGSTENSAFGPTKNATDKTRVAGGSSGGSAVVTALDVVPFALGTDTGGSVRQPASFNGVVGVKPTYGAVSRYGVVAMASSTDTIGCFATNADDANLVMEIMAGHDDKDMTTLPDFWRNQPGFRKKKIGLVKQCMTDDVDTAVRQKTLDYAEKLKQLGYEIEEVNLDMMQYSLAMYYIIVPAELSSNLARYDGVRYGHRAAEVKTLAELYGRSRNEGFMTENKRRIMIGSFVLSSGFFDAYYMQAQKARTLLINEFKKLFTEYDALLTPTAPTPAFKLGENTGDPIKMYLSDIMTVPASLAGLPAISVPAGNNDEGLPIGVQLVGNYRSDGSLLKLAAEVEVL; encoded by the coding sequence ATGAGTCGGATTAGTGATTTTACCGGAAAGGGCGCAGTCGAAAATGTTAAAGAAGCACTGCGGCGAGCGCGCGAAGTTGAAGATTATCACGCACTGCTCAGCTTGACAGAAGAGCGGGCGTTGAAGCGGGCCGAACTGGTGGATAAGGGCGAGGTTTCTGGGCGACTGGCTGGTGTGCCATTTGTGGTGAAAGATAATTTCTTAGCCTTTGGGGCGCCGACGACTGCCGCTGCAAAAATGCTCGAGAATTTTGAGGCGCCGCTCCAGGCAACAGCGGTTGAAAAATTAGAGGCTGAAGGCGCAATTTGCATCGGCAAGGCGAACTTGGACGCCTTTGCTCACGGCGGTTCGACGGAAAATTCAGCCTTTGGTCCGACTAAAAACGCTACGGATAAAACTCGAGTAGCCGGCGGTTCGTCGGGCGGCTCGGCGGTAGTGACGGCGCTTGACGTGGTGCCGTTTGCATTGGGGACAGACACTGGCGGTTCGGTTCGTCAGCCCGCCAGTTTTAACGGCGTGGTCGGCGTCAAACCAACCTACGGCGCAGTCAGCCGCTACGGCGTGGTGGCTATGGCCTCGAGCACGGACACGATTGGCTGTTTCGCGACGAATGCTGATGATGCTAATTTGGTGATGGAAATTATGGCGGGCCATGACGACAAGGATATGACGACGCTGCCTGACTTTTGGCGGAATCAGCCAGGCTTTAGAAAGAAAAAGATTGGTTTGGTCAAGCAATGTATGACTGACGACGTAGACACGGCAGTTCGCCAAAAAACGCTTGATTATGCCGAAAAATTGAAGCAGCTGGGCTATGAAATTGAAGAAGTGAATCTGGACATGATGCAATATTCGCTGGCGATGTACTATATTATTGTGCCGGCAGAATTATCGTCAAATCTGGCACGCTATGATGGTGTGCGTTATGGTCACCGAGCGGCTGAGGTAAAAACGCTGGCGGAATTGTACGGCCGCAGCCGTAACGAAGGTTTTATGACGGAGAATAAGCGGCGGATTATGATCGGTAGTTTCGTGTTGTCGAGCGGATTTTTTGATGCCTATTACATGCAGGCGCAAAAAGCGCGTACGCTGCTCATCAACGAGTTCAAAAAGTTGTTCACTGAGTACGATGCGCTGCTGACGCCGACGGCACCAACGCCGGCATTCAAACTTGGCGAGAACACTGGTGATCCGATCAAGATGTATCTGTCTGACATCATGACCGTGCCGGCTAGTCTAGCTGGACTGCCGGCAATTTCTGTGCCAGCTGGAAATAATGACGAAGGATTACCGATCGGCGTGCAGCTAGTTGGTAATTACCGTTCGGACGGAAGCCTGCTGAAACTGGCGGCGGAAGTGGAGGTCCTCTGA
- the gatC gene encoding Asp-tRNA(Asn)/Glu-tRNA(Gln) amidotransferase subunit GatC: protein MTTISTSDIQHLASLSSLALADDEVDGLRQDLENIIGYIEQLGELDTAGVEPTYQVTGLENVWREDEVKLGISQDELLEMAPDKQNNQVKVPQVL from the coding sequence ATGACAACTATTTCTACCAGTGATATTCAGCACTTGGCGAGTTTGAGTAGTCTGGCATTAGCTGATGATGAAGTTGATGGACTGCGCCAGGATTTAGAAAATATAATTGGCTATATTGAGCAGCTCGGCGAGCTTGATACGGCGGGTGTGGAGCCAACTTATCAAGTGACGGGACTAGAGAATGTCTGGCGTGAAGATGAGGTCAAGCTGGGAATTTCTCAGGATGAGTTGCTTGAGATGGCGCCTGATAAACAGAATAATCAAGTGAAAGTGCCGCAGGTATTGTAA
- the uvrB gene encoding excinuclease ABC subunit UvrB, which translates to MNQFNLVSRYQPTGDQPTAIAQLVGGLERGEREQTLLGVTGSGKTFTMANIIARANVPTLVLAHNKTLAAQLFSEFKEFFPDNEVHYFVSYFDYYQPEAYIASSDTYIEKDSKINDEIDRLRHAATSALLTRRDVIIVASVSCIYGIGSPETYADMAIQLTVGERRVQDKFIRLLTDIQYKRNDVDFARGTFRVRGDVVDIFPAGQDTAVRVEFFGDEVERLTRIDPLTGEILDQPASLTIFPSSHYSTPRERIEKAIIGIEKEFDERLKWLGSHDKLLEAQRLAQRTKYDLEMLKETGFVKGIENYSRYLTDREPGEQPATLIDYFPDDWLLLVDESHMTLPQVRGMYNGDRARKEVLVEHGFRLPSALDNRPLRFDEFDQHIHQAIYVSATPGDYELAHSPKPAEQLIRPTGLLDPPIEVRPTEGQVDDLMEEIRQTVASGHRVLVTTLTKRMAEDLSAYLTDNGVKTAYLHSEIDTLERGDILKDLRLGTYDVLVGINLLREGLDLPEVSLVVIMDADKEGFLRSEQALIQTIGRAARHVDGRVLMYGDTITGSMRAAIDETNRRRHIQQNYNEAHDITPQTIQKKIDDGLRSIIPQKESDKKPKLDLKKIPKDEYPTLIKELTGQMELHSANLEFEKAAELRDLIAEIRQTM; encoded by the coding sequence GTGAATCAATTTAATCTCGTTTCCAGGTATCAGCCGACTGGCGACCAGCCAACGGCGATTGCTCAGCTGGTGGGCGGTTTGGAGCGGGGCGAGCGCGAGCAAACACTGCTGGGCGTGACCGGTTCGGGTAAAACGTTTACCATGGCAAATATTATCGCCCGAGCCAATGTGCCGACGCTGGTGCTGGCACACAATAAGACTTTGGCAGCGCAGCTGTTTTCTGAGTTTAAGGAGTTTTTTCCGGATAATGAGGTGCATTATTTTGTCAGCTATTTTGATTATTATCAGCCGGAAGCCTACATTGCTTCGAGTGACACCTACATTGAGAAAGATTCAAAGATTAATGATGAAATTGATCGGCTGCGGCATGCGGCGACTTCGGCGCTGCTAACGCGACGCGACGTTATCATCGTGGCTAGTGTTAGCTGTATTTACGGCATCGGTTCGCCGGAGACGTATGCTGATATGGCGATTCAGCTGACGGTAGGCGAGCGGCGAGTCCAGGATAAGTTTATTCGCTTACTAACTGACATTCAATATAAGCGCAACGACGTTGATTTCGCGCGCGGTACTTTCAGGGTGCGTGGCGATGTGGTGGATATTTTCCCAGCTGGGCAGGACACGGCGGTGCGAGTGGAGTTTTTTGGCGATGAAGTTGAGAGACTCACGCGAATCGATCCGCTGACGGGCGAGATTTTGGATCAGCCAGCTAGCCTAACGATTTTTCCGTCCAGCCACTATTCAACGCCGCGCGAACGAATTGAAAAGGCCATCATCGGCATCGAAAAGGAGTTTGACGAGCGGCTCAAATGGCTTGGGTCACACGATAAATTACTGGAGGCCCAGCGCCTAGCTCAGCGCACCAAATACGACCTGGAGATGCTGAAAGAAACTGGCTTTGTCAAAGGTATTGAGAATTATTCGCGCTATCTGACCGACCGCGAGCCGGGCGAACAGCCAGCGACGTTGATTGATTATTTTCCAGACGATTGGCTGCTGCTGGTTGACGAGTCGCACATGACCTTGCCGCAAGTCCGCGGCATGTATAACGGCGATCGGGCGCGCAAGGAAGTGTTGGTGGAGCACGGGTTTCGCTTGCCCAGTGCGCTGGATAATCGCCCGCTGAGGTTTGATGAATTTGATCAGCATATTCATCAGGCGATTTATGTGTCGGCTACGCCGGGCGACTATGAACTGGCTCATTCGCCAAAGCCGGCCGAGCAGTTGATTCGGCCGACGGGGCTGCTTGATCCGCCGATTGAGGTGCGGCCAACTGAGGGGCAGGTTGATGATTTGATGGAGGAGATTCGCCAGACTGTTGCTAGCGGACACCGCGTACTGGTAACCACCTTGACCAAGCGTATGGCCGAGGACTTAAGCGCCTACTTGACCGACAATGGCGTGAAAACGGCGTATCTACACAGTGAAATTGACACGCTGGAGCGCGGCGATATCTTGAAAGATCTGCGGTTGGGTACGTATGATGTCTTGGTTGGTATTAATTTGCTGCGCGAGGGGTTGGATTTGCCAGAGGTCAGTCTGGTAGTGATTATGGACGCTGATAAAGAAGGTTTCCTGCGCTCTGAGCAGGCACTGATCCAGACGATTGGCCGGGCGGCGCGGCACGTGGATGGGCGGGTGCTGATGTATGGCGATACAATTACTGGGTCGATGCGGGCGGCGATTGACGAGACGAATCGTCGGCGGCACATTCAGCAGAACTATAACGAAGCGCACGACATCACGCCGCAAACTATTCAAAAGAAGATTGATGATGGCCTGCGCTCTATCATCCCGCAAAAAGAATCAGACAAAAAGCCAAAACTTGATTTGAAGAAGATTCCAAAGGACGAATATCCAACGCTAATTAAGGAGTTGACTGGTCAAATGGAGCTCCATAGCGCCAATCTAGAATTTGAAAAAGCGGCGGAGCTGCGTGATTTGATTGCAGAAATTCGCCAGACCATGTAG